The following coding sequences are from one Geothrix sp. window:
- a CDS encoding methylglyoxal synthase, giving the protein MKHQKVIALVAHDHRKKDLIEWVSWNHAILAEHRLVCTGTTGRLVEEALARKAAEAEGTFPVPPIRKLKSGPLGGDQQLGALIAEGKIDMVIFLWDPMQPQPHDVDVKALLRIAVVYNIPMACSRSSADFMISSPLMTRVYQPAVTDYSAYIGRQVEGD; this is encoded by the coding sequence GTGAAGCATCAGAAAGTCATCGCCCTGGTCGCCCACGATCACCGCAAGAAGGACCTCATCGAGTGGGTCTCGTGGAACCACGCGATCCTGGCGGAGCACCGGCTCGTCTGCACGGGCACCACCGGGCGGCTGGTAGAGGAGGCCCTGGCCCGGAAGGCGGCCGAGGCGGAGGGCACCTTCCCCGTGCCCCCCATCCGCAAGCTCAAGTCGGGCCCCCTGGGCGGGGATCAGCAGCTGGGCGCGCTCATCGCGGAAGGGAAGATCGACATGGTGATCTTCCTGTGGGACCCCATGCAGCCCCAGCCCCACGACGTGGACGTGAAGGCCCTCCTGCGCATCGCCGTGGTCTACAACATCCCCATGGCCTGCTCCCGCAGCTCGGCGGACTTCATGATCTCGTCGCCCCTCATGACCCGCGTCTACCAGCCGGCCGTGACGGACTACTCGGCCTACATCGGGCGGCAGGTGGAAGGGGACTGA
- the trhA gene encoding PAQR family membrane homeostasis protein TrhA, translated as MDPGLEPSLQPRLKPRWRGVSHLLAACVATPAVVFLWLGAGSWAARWGAAIYGLSLVTLLATSAIYHRPTWAPRARDLVGRLDQSAIFLLIAGTYTPFGLLLGSGTGHLLLALVWGGALGGVMLSLLWPAAPKPLMAGIYVAFGWSFALLVPSLFRAAGVTVIGLIVAGALAYTVGALIYALRRPDPFPRTFGYHEIFHLLVVAAAACHFVAVTLALPSLG; from the coding sequence ATGGATCCTGGCCTGGAACCAAGCCTCCAGCCCCGGTTGAAACCGCGATGGCGAGGCGTGTCCCACCTGCTCGCTGCCTGTGTCGCCACCCCAGCGGTGGTGTTCCTGTGGCTCGGGGCAGGCTCCTGGGCGGCGCGCTGGGGTGCGGCGATCTACGGGTTGAGTCTGGTGACGCTCCTGGCCACCTCCGCCATCTACCACCGGCCCACCTGGGCGCCGCGGGCGAGAGACCTGGTGGGACGCCTGGACCAATCGGCCATCTTCCTGCTCATCGCGGGCACCTACACCCCCTTTGGCCTGCTGCTGGGATCCGGGACCGGCCACCTCCTGTTGGCCCTCGTCTGGGGCGGGGCGCTGGGCGGCGTGATGCTGTCCCTGCTGTGGCCGGCGGCCCCCAAGCCGCTGATGGCGGGGATCTATGTGGCCTTCGGGTGGTCCTTCGCGCTGCTGGTCCCCTCGCTGTTCCGCGCGGCGGGCGTGACGGTGATCGGTCTGATCGTGGCCGGGGCCCTCGCCTACACAGTGGGTGCCCTCATCTATGCGCTCCGGCGGCCCGACCCCTTTCCCCGCACGTTCGGTTACCACGAGATCTTCCATCTCCTGGTGGTGGCTGCGGCGGCGTGTCATTTCGTGGCCGTGACCCTGGCCCTGCCCTCGCTCGGTTGA
- a CDS encoding L,D-transpeptidase family protein, with protein sequence MRGLHYRPDKVESSLLPECWKPIALQPADGWCDDPRDSRYNRPVKLPFDPSHENLWREDDVYDLIVPLGYNDAPVVPGLGSAIFFHVARPGYEPTAGCVAVTRAHFLEILARTRPGDRMRIEAH encoded by the coding sequence ATGCGGGGCCTCCACTACCGGCCCGACAAAGTCGAGAGCTCGCTGCTGCCGGAATGCTGGAAGCCCATCGCCTTGCAGCCCGCCGACGGCTGGTGCGACGACCCGAGGGATTCCCGCTACAACCGCCCCGTGAAGCTGCCCTTCGACCCCAGCCACGAGAATCTCTGGCGAGAGGACGACGTCTACGACCTCATCGTGCCCCTCGGCTACAACGATGCCCCCGTGGTGCCGGGCCTGGGCAGCGCCATCTTCTTCCACGTGGCGCGGCCCGGCTACGAGCCCACCGCCGGCTGCGTGGCCGTCACCCGGGCCCATTTCCTGGAGATCCTCGCCCGAACCCGGCCCGGCGATCGGATGCGGATCGAGGCTCACTGA
- a CDS encoding alanine/glycine:cation symporter family protein yields MPLLSDLIQRAADRLFMPWVLLVLMGGGLYLTLRLRVVQVRRFREALRVMLTARPRGADGPLTPFQAFMTALGASIGTGNIAGVATAIISGGPGALFWIWCYGFFATAIKFCEAVLGLRFRVARGDQVQSGPMYYLRDGLKSPALAWLYAAAACLGALTTTPFSQPNSIGVALSHVLPTGAVVLPWLGAVSRTSLYVGLAVGVLTWAVIIGGIKVIGRAAEKLAPLKVGLYLAGGLIVLVTYAAALPSVLALVFREAFSLHAAGGTAAGLGVMMAMRYGVARGVYANEAGYGTAAVAYGTAQSDRPEQQGLHAVMETFIVSCVTSSISALTILVSGVAQQSIAVIRAGGEGLTSTAAVAGAFNTAMPTVGGWIVAFCAFLFGYTTLIGWAFYGEQALEYLVGPRATRVYRWIYCLLIPFGAIAKPTAVWAWGDMMNALQVFPNMIGLLGLAGLAAKYATRRGGAESSAGLEAP; encoded by the coding sequence ATGCCCCTCCTCTCCGATCTGATCCAGCGCGCGGCCGACCGGCTCTTCATGCCCTGGGTGCTGCTCGTCCTCATGGGCGGCGGCCTCTACCTGACCCTGCGCCTGCGCGTGGTGCAGGTGCGGCGCTTCCGCGAGGCCCTGCGGGTCATGCTGACAGCGCGGCCCCGGGGCGCGGACGGCCCGCTGACGCCCTTCCAGGCCTTCATGACGGCCCTGGGGGCCTCCATCGGCACCGGCAACATCGCGGGCGTAGCCACGGCCATCATCTCCGGTGGCCCCGGCGCGCTGTTCTGGATCTGGTGCTACGGCTTCTTCGCCACGGCCATCAAGTTCTGCGAGGCGGTGCTGGGCCTGCGCTTCCGCGTGGCGCGCGGCGACCAGGTGCAGAGCGGGCCCATGTACTACCTGCGTGACGGCCTGAAGTCCCCGGCCCTGGCCTGGCTCTACGCCGCCGCAGCCTGCCTGGGGGCCCTGACCACCACGCCCTTCTCCCAGCCCAACAGCATCGGCGTGGCCCTGAGCCATGTGCTGCCCACCGGCGCGGTGGTGCTGCCCTGGCTGGGCGCCGTGTCGCGGACGTCGCTCTATGTGGGCCTGGCCGTGGGCGTGCTGACCTGGGCGGTCATCATCGGCGGCATCAAGGTCATCGGCCGCGCGGCGGAGAAGCTGGCGCCCCTCAAGGTGGGCCTCTACCTGGCCGGGGGCCTGATCGTGCTCGTGACGTACGCCGCGGCCCTTCCCTCGGTGCTGGCCCTGGTCTTCCGCGAGGCCTTCTCCCTGCATGCCGCCGGCGGCACGGCCGCGGGCCTGGGCGTGATGATGGCCATGCGCTACGGCGTGGCGCGGGGTGTGTACGCCAACGAGGCGGGCTACGGCACCGCGGCGGTGGCCTACGGCACCGCGCAGAGCGATCGGCCCGAACAGCAGGGCCTGCACGCGGTGATGGAGACCTTCATCGTGTCCTGCGTGACCTCCTCCATCAGCGCCCTGACCATCCTCGTGAGCGGCGTGGCGCAGCAGTCCATCGCGGTGATCCGCGCCGGGGGCGAGGGCCTCACCAGCACGGCGGCGGTGGCCGGCGCCTTCAACACGGCGATGCCCACGGTGGGTGGCTGGATCGTGGCCTTCTGCGCCTTCCTCTTCGGCTACACCACCCTCATCGGCTGGGCCTTCTACGGCGAGCAGGCCCTCGAGTACCTGGTCGGCCCCCGGGCCACGAGGGTGTACCGCTGGATCTACTGCCTGCTCATCCCCTTCGGCGCCATCGCCAAGCCCACCGCCGTGTGGGCCTGGGGTGACATGATGAACGCGCTGCAGGTGTTCCCCAACATGATCGGCCTCCTCGGCCTGGCCGGCCTCGCGGCGAAGTACGCGACGCGGCGGGGTGGCGCCGAGTCCAGCGCCGGATTGGAGGCGCCGTGA
- a CDS encoding ion channel has product MTPLPRFNRSLPNDDLGLGVRVGPGRSVNKDGTFNVRRAGLPFFRGYELYHRLITMGGFRFLALLFLGFLVANALFAAVYLGIGMDQFIRTGGHSRLDRLMDAFFFSAQTLTTVGYGHISPNSHLVSAVAAFESLLGLLSFALATGLLYGRFSRPHAQMRFSQRAVVAPYRGGTAFMFRFVNRRSNQLIEVEATVVLSCNDPETGTRRFVTLSLERSKINLFPTSWTVVHPIDESSPLSGLTTEDLERAQAEFIVLIKAFDDTFAQTIYQRTSYIAGEILWGARFQPMATLAVDGVMEMDVEKVDATEVV; this is encoded by the coding sequence GTGACGCCACTCCCCCGCTTCAACCGCAGCCTCCCCAACGACGACCTGGGCCTGGGCGTCCGCGTGGGCCCGGGGCGCAGCGTCAACAAGGACGGCACCTTCAACGTGCGCCGCGCGGGCCTGCCCTTCTTCCGGGGCTACGAGCTGTACCACCGGCTCATCACCATGGGCGGCTTCCGCTTCCTGGCCCTGCTCTTCCTGGGGTTCCTCGTGGCCAATGCCCTGTTCGCGGCCGTCTACCTGGGCATCGGCATGGACCAGTTCATCCGGACCGGTGGCCACAGCCGCCTGGACCGGCTCATGGACGCCTTCTTCTTCAGCGCCCAGACCCTCACCACCGTGGGGTACGGGCACATCAGCCCCAACAGCCACCTGGTGAGCGCCGTGGCGGCCTTCGAATCCCTGCTGGGGCTCCTGAGCTTCGCCCTGGCCACGGGCCTGCTCTACGGCCGCTTCTCGCGGCCCCATGCCCAGATGCGGTTCAGCCAGCGGGCCGTGGTGGCGCCCTATCGAGGCGGCACTGCCTTCATGTTCCGGTTCGTGAACCGGCGCAGCAACCAGCTCATCGAGGTGGAGGCCACCGTGGTGCTCTCCTGCAACGATCCGGAGACCGGCACCCGCCGCTTCGTCACCCTCTCGCTGGAGCGCAGCAAGATCAACCTCTTCCCCACCAGCTGGACCGTGGTGCATCCCATCGACGAGTCCAGCCCCCTCTCCGGCCTGACGACCGAGGATCTGGAGCGGGCCCAGGCCGAGTTCATCGTCCTCATCAAGGCCTTCGACGACACCTTCGCCCAGACCATCTACCAGCGCACTTCGTACATCGCCGGGGAGATCCTCTGGGGCGCGCGCTTCCAGCCCATGGCCACCCTCGCGGTGGATGGCGTGATGGAGATGGATGTGGAGAAGGTCGATGCGACGGAGGTCGTCTAG
- a CDS encoding response regulator, whose amino-acid sequence MTGTGALILLVEDEPQMRRFLRVALEGSGYRYLEAGTGQEGLALAVQHRPEAILLDLGLPDMDGLELMVRLREWSRTPVIVISARGQETDKVGALDAGADDYLTKPFGTRELLARVRVALRHAGPEAQQEPVFILDRWRVDLAKRQVLMDGKEVHLTPLEYSLFTTLIRHAGKVVTHRQLLKEVWGGAAGAQPLYLRVYMTQLRHKLEAEPSRPKYLQTEPGVGYRLRMEE is encoded by the coding sequence ATGACCGGAACCGGGGCCCTCATCCTGCTGGTGGAGGACGAGCCGCAGATGCGCCGCTTCCTCCGGGTGGCGCTGGAGGGCAGCGGCTACCGCTACCTGGAGGCGGGCACCGGCCAGGAGGGTCTGGCCCTGGCCGTCCAGCACCGGCCCGAGGCCATCCTGCTGGATCTGGGCCTGCCGGACATGGATGGCCTCGAGCTGATGGTCCGGCTGCGGGAGTGGAGCCGAACCCCCGTGATCGTGATCTCTGCCCGGGGCCAGGAGACGGACAAGGTGGGCGCCCTGGATGCCGGCGCCGACGACTACCTCACCAAGCCCTTCGGCACCCGCGAGCTGCTGGCCCGCGTCCGCGTGGCCCTGCGCCACGCGGGTCCGGAAGCCCAGCAGGAACCGGTGTTCATCCTGGACCGCTGGCGCGTGGACCTGGCCAAGCGGCAGGTGCTGATGGACGGGAAGGAAGTCCACCTCACGCCTCTGGAATACAGCCTCTTCACCACCCTCATCCGCCATGCGGGGAAGGTGGTCACCCACCGCCAGCTGCTGAAGGAGGTCTGGGGCGGCGCCGCCGGGGCCCAGCCCCTCTACCTGCGCGTCTACATGACCCAGCTCCGCCACAAGCTGGAAGCGGAACCCTCGCGCCCCAAGTACCTCCAGACCGAGCCGGGCGTGGGCTACCGGCTGCGGATGGAGGAATAG
- a CDS encoding sensor histidine kinase — MPLERPDPDALLRQVQEQESRETRAKLKVFFGAAPGVGKTFAMLSEAQERRKEGVGVVVGVVETHGRSETAALLEGLEVLPRRELAYAGQFLPEFDLDAALQRRPELILMDELAHSNVMGSRHAKRWQDVMELLDAGIDVYTTLNVQHLESLKDVVAQITGVIVRENVPDTVLERADEVELVDLPPDDLLLRLKEGKVYLPDQARHAQDHFFRKGNLLALRELALRHTAESVDAQMRRYMASEGIRKTWAAGDRLLVCVGPGELSERLIRGTRRMAGALGAPWLALYVESRQHLRFTDEDRTRLEANLRLAEKLGGETAVIEGAGALVEDILTFARDRNITKIVVGKPSRPRWMELVMGSTVDDLIRDSGTIDVYVISGEPGREPATPLIRRTITSPLRNYLLSALTVVLASVLASLIFRRTELADIVMVYLLGILIVATRFGRGPSLLASVLSVAALDFLFVPPYYTFAVTDFRHVGTFAVMLLMGVVIGNLTERIRAQARLARGREQRTHALYRLGQELARSSGSAALVASALQNVATQFQSQGVMLRPDEHGRLQAPAHPLAFPLNDQELGVAQWVFDHAEPAGLGTLTLPGARATYLPLKGAAGALGVLGLLPEGAPRWAEPDQRQLLEAFATQTALALERALLAEQGAQDKRRADEERLRNALLSSVSHDLRTPLGVITGAVSTALETPDLPEPARRELLQSAQEEAQRLHRLVSNLLDITRLEAGSLDLQTEWMPVEEVVGAALNRRELALEAHRVRVALPEDLPLVAMDGVLMEQLLLNLLDNALKYSPPESPVDIKAWAAGKSLTLSIADQGPGIPAGEEERIFEKLARGQAASNRPGAGLGLAICKGIVTAHQGRIQAVNHPQGGAQFLVTLPLGTPPAMPEEAP; from the coding sequence ATGCCGCTCGAACGCCCGGACCCCGATGCCCTCCTGCGCCAGGTGCAGGAGCAGGAGTCCCGCGAGACGCGCGCCAAGCTGAAGGTCTTCTTCGGTGCGGCGCCCGGCGTCGGCAAGACCTTCGCCATGCTCTCGGAGGCGCAGGAGCGCCGGAAGGAGGGCGTGGGCGTGGTCGTGGGCGTGGTGGAGACCCACGGCCGCAGCGAGACCGCGGCCCTGCTCGAGGGGCTTGAGGTGCTGCCCCGCAGGGAGCTGGCCTACGCGGGCCAGTTCCTGCCGGAGTTCGACCTGGACGCGGCCCTGCAGCGGCGGCCCGAGCTGATCCTCATGGACGAGCTGGCCCACTCGAACGTGATGGGGTCCCGGCACGCCAAGCGCTGGCAGGACGTGATGGAGCTGCTGGACGCGGGCATCGACGTCTACACCACCCTGAACGTGCAGCACCTGGAAAGCCTCAAGGACGTGGTGGCCCAGATCACGGGCGTGATCGTCCGGGAGAACGTGCCCGACACCGTGCTGGAGCGCGCCGACGAGGTGGAGCTGGTGGATCTGCCGCCGGACGACCTGCTGCTCCGCCTGAAGGAGGGGAAGGTCTACCTGCCGGACCAGGCCCGCCACGCCCAGGATCACTTCTTCCGCAAGGGCAACCTGCTGGCCCTGCGTGAGCTGGCCCTGCGGCACACGGCCGAGAGCGTGGACGCGCAGATGCGCCGCTACATGGCCTCCGAGGGCATCCGCAAGACCTGGGCGGCCGGCGACCGCCTGCTCGTGTGCGTGGGCCCGGGGGAGCTGTCCGAGCGCCTCATCCGCGGCACCCGCCGCATGGCGGGCGCGCTCGGAGCGCCCTGGCTGGCCCTCTACGTGGAGTCCCGCCAGCACCTCCGCTTCACGGACGAGGACCGCACCCGCCTGGAGGCCAACCTGCGCCTGGCCGAGAAACTGGGCGGCGAGACGGCGGTCATCGAAGGGGCCGGCGCCCTGGTGGAGGACATCCTCACCTTCGCCCGGGACCGCAACATCACCAAGATCGTGGTGGGGAAACCCTCCCGGCCCCGCTGGATGGAGCTGGTGATGGGCTCCACGGTGGACGATCTCATCCGCGACAGCGGCACCATCGACGTCTACGTCATCAGCGGCGAGCCGGGCCGCGAACCGGCCACGCCCCTCATCCGGCGCACCATCACGAGCCCCCTGCGCAACTACCTGCTGAGCGCCCTGACCGTGGTGCTGGCCAGTGTCCTGGCCAGCCTCATCTTCCGCCGCACCGAGCTGGCGGACATCGTCATGGTCTACCTCCTGGGCATCCTCATCGTGGCCACGCGCTTCGGCCGCGGCCCCTCCCTGCTGGCCTCCGTGCTCAGCGTCGCGGCCCTCGACTTCCTCTTCGTGCCCCCGTACTACACCTTCGCGGTCACTGACTTCCGGCACGTGGGCACCTTTGCCGTGATGCTGCTGATGGGCGTGGTCATCGGCAACCTCACGGAGCGGATCCGCGCCCAGGCCCGCCTGGCGCGCGGTCGAGAGCAGCGCACCCACGCCCTCTACCGCCTGGGGCAGGAGCTGGCCCGCAGCTCGGGCTCCGCGGCCCTGGTGGCCTCCGCCCTCCAGAACGTGGCCACCCAGTTCCAGAGCCAGGGCGTGATGCTGCGACCCGATGAGCATGGCCGTCTGCAGGCGCCCGCCCATCCCCTGGCCTTCCCCCTCAACGACCAGGAGCTGGGCGTGGCCCAGTGGGTCTTCGACCATGCGGAACCCGCCGGCCTCGGCACCCTCACCCTGCCGGGCGCGCGCGCCACCTACCTGCCCCTGAAGGGGGCGGCCGGGGCCCTCGGCGTCCTGGGCCTGCTCCCCGAGGGCGCGCCCCGCTGGGCCGAGCCGGACCAGCGCCAGCTGCTCGAAGCCTTCGCCACTCAGACGGCCCTGGCCCTGGAGCGGGCCCTCCTGGCCGAGCAGGGCGCTCAGGACAAGCGCCGGGCGGACGAGGAGCGGCTCCGCAACGCCCTGCTCAGCTCGGTCTCCCACGACCTGCGCACGCCGCTGGGCGTCATCACCGGCGCCGTCAGCACAGCCCTGGAGACGCCGGATCTTCCCGAGCCCGCCCGGCGGGAGCTGCTCCAGTCCGCCCAGGAGGAGGCCCAGCGCCTCCACCGTCTGGTCAGCAACCTGCTGGACATCACGCGCCTGGAGGCAGGTTCCCTGGACCTGCAGACCGAGTGGATGCCCGTGGAGGAGGTGGTGGGCGCCGCCCTTAACCGCCGGGAGCTGGCCCTGGAAGCCCATCGCGTGCGCGTCGCCCTGCCCGAGGACCTGCCCCTGGTGGCCATGGATGGTGTGCTCATGGAGCAGCTGCTGCTGAACCTCCTCGACAACGCCCTGAAATACTCGCCGCCGGAATCCCCCGTGGACATCAAGGCCTGGGCCGCCGGAAAGTCGCTCACGCTCTCCATCGCCGACCAGGGGCCGGGCATCCCCGCCGGGGAGGAGGAGCGGATCTTCGAGAAGCTGGCCCGGGGCCAGGCCGCCTCGAACCGGCCCGGGGCCGGGCTGGGCCTCGCCATCTGCAAGGGCATCGTGACGGCCCACCAGGGCCGCATCCAGGCCGTGAACCACCCCCAGGGCGGCGCCCAGTTCCTGGTGACTCTGCCCCTGGGGACGCCGCCCGCAATGCCGGAGGAGGCCCCATGA
- a CDS encoding outer membrane beta-barrel protein has product MKSSLLLLMVAGIPAMAQASAELTAVQVPAAPPAAVVKVAEPFTFADFTWLNGNPRTKDAPLDSKVFTGEFRADVNMVYDFNHPKDHTIVGSCETGRTNEIQVQQLGLGGDFHWENVRGRVMTQFGMYSTMTPRNDASPSRGQWESDKAYRYVSEAYGGYHWDVLNGINLDAGIFMSYIGLFSYYNFDNWAYQPSYVSANTPWFFNGLRLQVFPSDKLKLEFWLTNGWQSYNTFNNTPGIGACLNWRPTGDLNIISNNYVLGADTLGNQKRTRRHTDNSIQWKYYDKPESFISRMATSFTFDLGDEQGGGVSRSGNAAEPKQYFAGWMLYNRFWFKGDRHAITIGGGAITNPGRYLVLVPPVNGATATSGTPYFTANPGDPFHAWDYTVTYDYMPSQFITFRGEFNRRGASVPYFSGENGITPPGGNQGPLGSAVAGWAPDLRKTESRINLALLVKL; this is encoded by the coding sequence ATGAAATCTTCTCTTCTGCTACTCATGGTGGCCGGCATTCCGGCCATGGCGCAGGCCTCCGCCGAACTCACCGCGGTGCAGGTTCCCGCGGCGCCACCCGCCGCGGTGGTCAAGGTCGCCGAGCCCTTCACTTTCGCCGATTTCACCTGGCTGAACGGCAACCCCCGCACCAAGGATGCCCCGCTGGATTCCAAGGTCTTCACGGGTGAGTTTCGGGCCGACGTGAACATGGTCTACGACTTCAACCATCCCAAGGACCACACCATCGTGGGTTCCTGCGAGACGGGCCGGACCAATGAGATCCAGGTGCAGCAGCTGGGTCTCGGCGGCGATTTCCATTGGGAGAACGTCCGCGGCCGTGTCATGACCCAGTTCGGGATGTACTCGACCATGACCCCCCGGAATGATGCGAGCCCCTCCCGGGGCCAGTGGGAGTCGGACAAGGCCTACCGCTATGTGTCCGAGGCCTACGGCGGCTACCACTGGGACGTGCTGAACGGCATCAACCTCGACGCCGGCATCTTCATGTCCTACATCGGCCTGTTCAGCTACTACAACTTCGACAACTGGGCCTACCAGCCCTCTTACGTATCCGCCAACACTCCCTGGTTCTTCAACGGCCTGCGTCTCCAGGTGTTCCCCTCGGACAAGCTGAAGCTGGAGTTCTGGCTCACCAACGGATGGCAGTCCTACAACACCTTCAACAACACCCCCGGCATCGGTGCCTGCCTCAACTGGCGGCCCACCGGCGACCTCAACATCATCTCCAACAACTACGTCCTGGGCGCCGACACGCTGGGCAACCAGAAACGCACCCGCCGCCACACGGACAACAGCATCCAGTGGAAGTACTACGACAAGCCGGAGAGCTTCATCTCCAGGATGGCGACCAGCTTCACCTTCGACCTGGGCGATGAGCAGGGCGGGGGCGTGAGCCGCTCCGGCAACGCCGCCGAGCCCAAGCAGTACTTCGCGGGGTGGATGCTCTACAACCGCTTCTGGTTCAAGGGCGACCGCCACGCCATCACCATTGGCGGCGGGGCCATCACGAACCCCGGCCGCTACCTCGTCCTCGTGCCCCCCGTCAACGGGGCCACCGCGACCTCGGGCACTCCCTACTTCACTGCGAACCCCGGCGATCCCTTCCACGCCTGGGACTACACGGTGACCTACGACTACATGCCCAGCCAGTTCATCACCTTCCGCGGCGAATTCAACCGCCGGGGCGCCAGTGTCCCCTACTTCTCGGGCGAGAACGGCATCACCCCTCCCGGCGGCAACCAGGGGCCCCTGGGGTCGGCGGTGGCCGGGTGGGCCCCCGACCTCCGCAAGACCGAGAGCCGCATCAACCTGGCCCTGCTCGTGAAGCTCTAG
- the kdpC gene encoding potassium-transporting ATPase subunit KdpC translates to MNLQLRPALVSFIALSVITGLAYPLVITGLSKAIFRKQAAGSLIKADGKVIGSELIGQSFTAPKDFWSRPSATVDANGKPLPYNGANSGGSNLAPSNPDLKKAVEERIAALRAADPDTTGPVPVDLVTTSASGLDPHISPAAAAYQVHRVAKARGLDEAKVRDLVAAHTQGPQWGVLGDARVNVLKLNLALEALSSK, encoded by the coding sequence ATGAACCTGCAACTCCGCCCCGCCCTCGTCTCCTTCATCGCCCTCAGCGTCATCACGGGCCTCGCCTATCCCCTGGTCATCACGGGGCTCTCCAAGGCCATCTTCCGCAAGCAGGCGGCGGGCAGCCTTATCAAGGCGGATGGCAAGGTGATCGGCTCCGAGCTCATCGGACAGTCCTTCACGGCCCCCAAGGATTTCTGGAGCCGCCCCTCCGCCACCGTGGACGCCAACGGCAAGCCCCTGCCCTACAACGGCGCCAACAGCGGCGGATCCAACCTGGCTCCCAGCAACCCGGACCTGAAGAAGGCCGTGGAGGAGCGCATCGCCGCCCTGCGCGCGGCGGATCCTGACACCACCGGCCCCGTGCCCGTGGACCTCGTCACCACGTCCGCCAGCGGCCTGGATCCCCACATCAGCCCCGCCGCTGCCGCCTACCAGGTGCATCGCGTGGCCAAGGCCCGGGGCCTGGACGAGGCCAAGGTCCGCGACCTGGTGGCCGCCCACACCCAAGGCCCCCAATGGGGCGTGCTCGGCGATGCCCGCGTGAACGTGCTGAAGCTGAACCTCGCCCTCGAAGCATTGTCGTCGAAGTAG